From the Pseudomonas sp. VD-NE ins genome, the window AAGCCCCTCACCCTAGCCCTCTCCCGGGGGGAGAGGGAACTGATTCGGGGATATTAAAGATCTACACCGACTTGAACGTACATCGGTGAATCCATAATCGACACAGACCTTTCAGGTCGATGCATGACTCAAGACACTACGGTCGGCCCCCTCTCCCTCCGGGAGAGGGCTGGGGTGAGGGGATAATAGAGGTAAGACACCGACCTGAACGTGCAGCTGTGAATCCATAATCGACAAAAATCTTTCAGGTCGATGTTTGACACAAGACACCGCGGTCGGCCCCCTCTCCCCCCGGGAGAGGGCTGGGGTGAGGGTTGGCGTCATTGCGCCAGGCACTCGGGCTCAGCCCCGTCCAGCGCTTGAACGCCCGGCGAAAACTGCGCACATCGCTGTACCCGACTTCCTCGGTAATCCGCTCGATCGGCATATTCGGATTGGCCAGCAAACTCATCGTCCGCGCCTGCCGCACCTGCTCCAACAAAGCCTCGAACGTCAACGCATGCTCGGTCAGCCGCCGACGCAACGTACGGCTGCTCATGTTCAAATCACCGGCAATCTTTTCAATGTGACTGCCGCTGCTCAGATCCCGGGCAATCGCCCGCTCCACCGCCTGAATCAGATCGAGTTTCTGATGCACCTGCGCCGCTTCCAGCTCCAGCAACGCCACAGCCTGACGCAACGCCAGCGAATGATGATTGGGCAGATTCACATCCAGCCACAGCGCATCGATCAGCATGCGATTGTGCAGGCAGCCGAAGCGCACCTCCGGCCCCAGCAGGCGGTGGTATTCGCTCAGGTAATCCGGCGCGGCATGCACAAATTCCACGGCAATCGACTTGAACTCGGCCCCGACCAGTGCGCGGCCGTACACCAGCAAACTGGCAAAAAACTCCTCGACTGCAAACACCTGCACATCAGCGAACGGCAAGCGGCATTCAGCATCGAGATGCACCTGGCCACCGACCACATCCACGCTCGACACCACGATCCCGCCCGAGGTGTGCTGATGCCGAATGCCCAACGCAAAGGCATCGCGCAAGGTCTTGCACAGCGACAACACGTGCCCGAGCAGACCCAGGGTGCCGAGAACATTCTGCGCGCCAACCCACAGCCCCAGGCCTTGGTTGGGCAGCACTTTGAGTGCGCGTTGAATCATCGCCACGGCCTGACGATAGGAAATCCGCTGCGCCGGATCCTGCAGATCCTCAAGGGTAAAACCCAGCCCACGGCACAGGCTCTGGGGATCGATGCCT encodes:
- a CDS encoding AraC family transcriptional regulator, yielding MNVKVQDPTFELALVSPFLLQTLAEVAQNKGIDPQSLCRGLGFTLEDLQDPAQRISYRQAVAMIQRALKVLPNQGLGLWVGAQNVLGTLGLLGHVLSLCKTLRDAFALGIRHQHTSGGIVVSSVDVVGGQVHLDAECRLPFADVQVFAVEEFFASLLVYGRALVGAEFKSIAVEFVHAAPDYLSEYHRLLGPEVRFGCLHNRMLIDALWLDVNLPNHHSLALRQAVALLELEAAQVHQKLDLIQAVERAIARDLSSGSHIEKIAGDLNMSSRTLRRRLTEHALTFEALLEQVRQARTMSLLANPNMPIERITEEVGYSDVRSFRRAFKRWTGLSPSAWRNDANPHPSPLPGGEGADRGVLCQTST